One genomic window of Sphingobacterium oryzagri includes the following:
- a CDS encoding M20/M25/M40 family metallo-hydrolase, with protein sequence MKKITFTLLLVAAGLGTVAGQEDSVMMEKIYSKSFESGQAYENLRYLTKTIGNRIAGSAKAEEAVNWSKSLMESLPFDQVYLQAVDVPYWHRGATEEAYILPTNEPLQVLALGGSIGTGKAGLTAEVIEVELLSELRQHGDAVRGKIVFVNKPWDESLVETGVAYGLNSSQRSRGPAEAAKLGAVAYLFRSLSSSTTDDFPHTGGTRYVAGIDSIPAIAIAAVSAQKLSAALKKDPKTTVFLKNESAWKGLVHTHNVIAEWKGTEKPDEIITIGGHIDSWDVGEGAHDNGTGVMGTLDAIRTLMELGYKPKRTIRLVFYMNEENGVQGAMKYGEAAKAKSEKIVAAIESDAGGFAPRGFDIKSSATAVSWIQQHWKPLFEQKFWVSRFLQGSPGVDSGVWGAHFPNTVMFNFRPDPHRYFDIHHTAKDVFEAVDRRELQSGVAALASLLYLLDQQVDQITK encoded by the coding sequence ATGAAGAAAATCACGTTTACTTTGCTTTTGGTTGCTGCTGGTTTAGGTACCGTTGCCGGCCAGGAAGACTCCGTTATGATGGAAAAGATTTACAGCAAATCTTTTGAAAGCGGGCAGGCCTACGAAAATTTACGATACCTGACCAAAACGATTGGTAACCGTATAGCCGGATCGGCTAAGGCGGAGGAGGCGGTAAACTGGTCAAAATCGTTAATGGAATCGCTTCCCTTTGATCAAGTCTACTTACAAGCGGTTGATGTACCCTATTGGCATCGTGGAGCCACAGAAGAAGCCTATATTCTGCCCACTAACGAACCGTTGCAAGTATTGGCTCTTGGCGGCTCGATCGGCACCGGAAAAGCAGGACTGACGGCAGAGGTTATCGAAGTAGAATTGCTAAGCGAGCTGCGCCAGCATGGCGATGCTGTGCGCGGAAAAATTGTTTTCGTCAATAAACCTTGGGACGAATCGCTCGTAGAAACCGGCGTGGCCTACGGATTAAATAGTAGCCAACGGAGCCGCGGCCCTGCCGAAGCGGCCAAACTGGGTGCCGTGGCTTACCTTTTTCGATCACTATCATCTTCGACAACCGATGACTTCCCACATACCGGCGGGACGCGTTATGTGGCGGGTATTGATAGTATTCCAGCCATCGCGATAGCTGCGGTAAGTGCGCAGAAGCTCAGCGCTGCACTAAAAAAAGATCCGAAAACAACCGTGTTTTTAAAGAATGAATCAGCCTGGAAAGGCTTGGTACATACGCACAATGTCATTGCCGAGTGGAAGGGAACGGAAAAACCTGATGAAATTATCACCATTGGCGGTCACATTGATTCTTGGGATGTTGGCGAAGGCGCGCATGATAATGGCACGGGCGTCATGGGAACGCTAGACGCGATCCGTACGTTAATGGAGCTAGGCTATAAACCTAAGCGCACGATTCGGCTGGTGTTTTACATGAATGAAGAAAACGGAGTGCAAGGTGCGATGAAATATGGCGAAGCCGCTAAAGCGAAGTCCGAAAAGATTGTTGCGGCGATCGAGAGTGATGCAGGAGGTTTCGCACCACGCGGCTTCGATATCAAATCGTCGGCCACGGCGGTTTCGTGGATTCAGCAGCACTGGAAACCTTTATTCGAACAAAAATTTTGGGTATCGCGATTTTTGCAAGGTAGTCCGGGCGTCGATTCCGGCGTATGGGGAGCGCACTTTCCCAACACGGTGATGTTTAATTTCCGGCCCGATCCGCACCGTTATTTCGATATACACCACACCGCAAAAGATGTGTTTGAAGCTGTTGATCGCCGCGAATTGCAATCGGGCGTTGCCGCGCTGGCATCGTTACTTTACTTGCTGGATCAACAAGTGGATCAAATCACCAAATAG
- a CDS encoding group III truncated hemoglobin — translation MEKKDIQTLDDIKLLVNTFYGKVQQDELIGPIFQEKIQDRWPAHLEKMYTFWQTMLLDQHTYTGRPFPPHAQLAITATHFERWLTIFHDTIADLFEGPLAVEAAARGSKMAALFQIKLDHIRQSPFRPLL, via the coding sequence ATGGAAAAAAAGGATATACAAACGCTGGATGATATCAAATTGCTGGTCAATACGTTTTACGGTAAAGTGCAGCAAGATGAATTGATAGGCCCCATATTCCAGGAGAAAATACAAGACCGATGGCCAGCGCATCTTGAAAAGATGTATACTTTTTGGCAAACCATGTTGTTGGATCAACACACGTATACCGGTCGCCCGTTTCCACCCCATGCGCAACTCGCCATCACGGCAACGCATTTCGAACGATGGCTTACGATCTTTCACGATACCATCGCTGATCTTTTTGAAGGTCCGCTGGCGGTGGAAGCGGCAGCCAGAGGAAGCAAAATGGCGGCACTATTTCAGATCAAGCTAGATCATATTCGACAGTCGCCGTTTAGACCGTTGTTGTAA
- the panD gene encoding aspartate 1-decarboxylase: protein MELTILKAKIHTVKVTEANVAYNGSITIDADLLDAAGIKKYEQVYINNAVNGSRIMTYVLPGKRGSGEVCMNGGAALHAKVGDTVHILSFVNLTPEEADSYQPTLVFTEGENQIKSVEKYDY from the coding sequence ATGGAGTTAACAATTTTAAAAGCAAAAATCCACACGGTAAAAGTAACAGAAGCCAATGTAGCTTACAATGGTTCGATCACGATAGATGCGGATCTTTTGGATGCAGCGGGTATTAAAAAATACGAGCAGGTTTACATCAACAACGCGGTAAATGGCAGTCGCATCATGACCTATGTGCTTCCGGGCAAGCGCGGTAGCGGTGAAGTGTGTATGAATGGTGGTGCCGCATTGCATGCAAAAGTCGGCGATACGGTGCATATCTTATCTTTCGTCAACCTGACACCGGAAGAAGCGGATAGCTATCAACCAACGTTGGTGTTCACCGAAGGTGAAAATCAAATCAAATCTGTCGAAAAGTACGATTACTAA
- a CDS encoding DUF6695 family protein, with protein sequence MYTFDDIAIPISWPDKTARGDEKWMAFLKRIRIVKNLNFRVGHAAILLIERSSGRIHYFDFGRYIVPRGYGRSRSAQFDPRLLLHTVARFDDAQKLANLSEIVEELAKKEDATHGGGRTMLSICENICFAKGLDFAQRLVQTGPILYGAFAKNNNSCSRFVAQILVAAMTTDDARRRKLLYPESFKASPTSNVVNAISDRGIYCFADGNLVALQMCRKASMRFQFDLLCDNFTKKGAKKLGDDSVAGMVQYTERPHNVPSQAQWLGGIGEGAWFVLEQEAEQLFTIKKYNVQGNMEYAITTQCLQRFNIAQAYAFTYYFTHEYHNIVQDGQVFLFRAITSQKKSNKQYHSIQAIS encoded by the coding sequence ATGTATACATTTGATGACATTGCTATCCCTATCTCCTGGCCGGATAAAACAGCTCGTGGCGACGAGAAATGGATGGCTTTTTTAAAGCGTATCCGGATAGTCAAAAATTTAAACTTTCGCGTAGGCCATGCAGCAATCCTATTGATCGAGCGCAGCAGTGGACGTATCCACTATTTTGACTTCGGGCGTTACATCGTGCCCCGCGGCTATGGCCGCTCACGCTCGGCGCAGTTTGATCCGCGCCTCTTGTTGCACACAGTAGCCCGATTTGACGATGCGCAGAAGTTAGCAAACTTATCAGAGATCGTGGAAGAGCTTGCCAAGAAAGAAGATGCGACGCATGGCGGTGGGCGCACCATGCTCTCCATTTGCGAAAACATTTGCTTTGCCAAAGGCTTGGACTTTGCCCAACGCTTGGTACAAACGGGCCCGATACTTTACGGTGCATTTGCTAAAAATAACAACAGCTGTTCGCGCTTCGTCGCGCAGATACTGGTCGCGGCGATGACCACAGATGATGCAAGAAGACGAAAGCTGCTTTATCCTGAATCGTTTAAAGCAAGTCCGACAAGTAACGTCGTTAATGCGATTTCCGATCGGGGTATCTACTGTTTTGCCGACGGAAACTTAGTCGCGCTACAGATGTGCCGCAAGGCATCAATGCGCTTCCAGTTTGATCTGCTCTGTGATAATTTCACGAAAAAGGGCGCTAAAAAACTGGGGGACGACAGCGTAGCGGGTATGGTGCAATATACCGAACGACCGCACAACGTGCCGTCACAGGCGCAATGGCTGGGCGGCATAGGTGAAGGCGCCTGGTTTGTTCTGGAACAAGAAGCTGAGCAGCTGTTTACCATAAAGAAATACAATGTGCAAGGTAACATGGAATATGCTATAACAACACAGTGTCTGCAGCGTTTTAATATTGCACAAGCTTACGCATTCACCTACTACTTCACACACGAGTATCATAATATTGTGCAAGACGGGCAAGTCTTTCTGTTCCGTGCGATCACAAGTCAAAAAAAAAGCAACAAACAATACCATAGTATACAAGCAATATCATAA
- a CDS encoding PLP-dependent cysteine synthase family protein has protein sequence MTTTSIGNTPIRRCDFLSTLFNTNVFIKEEFHNLGMSAKDRPAYFMIQDAIKAGRIQPGGTFVEASSGNTGLGITIIAKQMGYQAKIFVSKSCSQEKIAILTNAGAEIEICDNSNGLHDFHSTQFRAQSFAATHANTYFTNQYYNTQNIRAHYKTTGPEIWEQTQGKITHFLCGVGTGGTISGVGRFLKEQQKNICIWGIEPEGSILRHFLLSGTVPNEIKPFDAIEGIGRNFIPGSFDPQQIDTIFQVGKAETIAMARAYRDETGILSGFSSAAVLASLKRYNKEMQLNPSHTVLLFFPDHGSRYVSKLYAETADKQRETVKTHP, from the coding sequence TTGACGACAACATCAATAGGTAATACGCCCATTCGACGGTGCGATTTTCTATCCACTTTATTTAACACCAACGTTTTTATCAAGGAAGAATTTCATAATCTAGGGATGTCCGCTAAAGACAGACCCGCTTATTTTATGATACAAGACGCCATCAAAGCAGGACGCATCCAACCGGGTGGCACATTTGTGGAAGCAAGTAGTGGAAACACGGGTTTGGGGATAACGATAATTGCCAAACAAATGGGCTATCAGGCCAAAATATTTGTTTCGAAAAGTTGTTCGCAGGAAAAGATAGCTATTTTAACCAATGCAGGTGCTGAAATAGAAATTTGTGACAACTCAAACGGACTACACGATTTCCATTCCACACAATTTCGGGCACAATCTTTTGCGGCAACGCATGCTAATACCTATTTCACCAATCAGTATTACAATACCCAAAATATTCGTGCACATTACAAAACTACCGGACCGGAAATATGGGAACAAACGCAAGGCAAGATCACCCACTTTCTTTGTGGCGTAGGCACGGGCGGCACCATTTCGGGTGTTGGTCGTTTTTTAAAAGAACAACAGAAAAATATTTGCATTTGGGGTATCGAGCCTGAAGGCTCGATCTTACGACATTTTTTATTAAGTGGGACAGTACCGAACGAAATCAAACCTTTTGACGCCATCGAAGGCATCGGCCGAAATTTTATTCCGGGATCTTTTGATCCGCAGCAAATAGATACCATTTTTCAAGTCGGAAAGGCCGAAACAATAGCCATGGCGCGCGCATATCGCGATGAGACAGGTATTTTAAGTGGTTTTTCCAGCGCTGCGGTATTGGCTAGTTTAAAAAGATACAACAAAGAGATGCAACTTAACCCTTCGCATACGGTGCTGTTGTTTTTTCCAGATCATGGTAGCCGCTATGTAAGTAAGCTATACGCGGAAACAGCAGATAAACAACGTGAAACTGTAAAGACCCATCCATAA
- a CDS encoding ISAon1 family transposase N-terminal region protein, with product MQDAERKLLALLMPEGLLDYFDIMDVRQVNKELHIHLEEKNLVPAGYQDSKLASKGFMPVSQIKDFPIRGQKVTLHIKRRRWTVLDTQQIITRDWDLAYKGARMTTEFGLFLKGIFG from the coding sequence TTGCAAGACGCTGAACGTAAACTACTGGCTTTATTGATGCCCGAAGGGCTGTTGGATTATTTCGATATTATGGATGTTAGACAGGTAAACAAGGAACTCCATATTCATCTGGAGGAAAAGAACCTTGTTCCTGCCGGTTATCAAGACAGTAAACTGGCCTCCAAAGGCTTTATGCCCGTTTCGCAAATCAAAGACTTTCCCATTCGTGGCCAGAAAGTTACCTTGCATATCAAACGCAGAAGATGGACCGTGCTAGATACCCAACAGATCATTACCAGAGATTGGGATCTTGCTTACAAAGGTGCTCGGATGACTACGGAATTCGGGCTTTTTTTAAAGGGGATATTTGGATAA
- a CDS encoding ISAon1 family transposase, translated as MDNYPISAHLLALLFQLDGKQLQDQYKNHLSDFHDWDQKLHAEDWTVFTGNISERLSIDETSFSNGELYTIVSSKTAKGKKGTILATIKGTKAEDIIAVLERIPLKLRNKVREVTMDMAPNMAKAIRRCFMNARRVIDRFHVQKLVYDAVQELRIKYRWEVLDEESKQIASARKKGILYDPEVLPNGDTIKQLLARSRYLLFKHPSNWTVSQKHRAELLFLRFPLLKKAYGLGVALGDIFNKCKDKQLAFTKLGLWHNQVENSGIPSFESVARSIAAHHTDILHYFDNRSTNASAESFNAKLKAFRSLFRGVRDTPFFLYRVMKLYA; from the coding sequence TTGGATAACTATCCTATCAGTGCCCATCTTTTGGCACTGCTGTTTCAGTTGGATGGCAAACAGCTTCAGGATCAGTACAAAAACCATTTAAGCGACTTTCATGATTGGGATCAGAAACTTCATGCAGAAGACTGGACGGTATTTACAGGAAACATATCCGAACGACTCAGTATCGACGAGACCAGTTTCAGCAATGGTGAACTGTATACGATCGTAAGCAGCAAGACTGCCAAGGGAAAGAAAGGAACCATCCTGGCCACGATTAAAGGAACAAAAGCAGAAGATATCATCGCGGTATTGGAGCGTATTCCGCTTAAGCTGAGGAACAAAGTCCGGGAAGTAACAATGGATATGGCTCCCAATATGGCCAAGGCTATCCGCAGGTGTTTTATGAATGCCCGAAGGGTCATTGACAGATTTCATGTGCAGAAACTTGTTTACGATGCTGTTCAGGAACTTCGTATAAAGTATCGTTGGGAAGTGTTGGATGAGGAAAGTAAACAGATCGCCAGCGCACGTAAAAAAGGTATTCTCTATGATCCTGAAGTACTACCTAATGGTGATACAATCAAACAGTTGCTGGCAAGATCAAGATATTTGTTATTCAAGCATCCTTCCAATTGGACTGTAAGTCAAAAGCACCGCGCAGAGCTTTTATTTCTGCGATTTCCCTTGTTAAAAAAGGCATACGGTCTTGGGGTGGCACTAGGGGACATCTTTAACAAATGCAAGGATAAGCAGCTGGCTTTTACCAAGCTTGGCCTATGGCACAATCAAGTAGAAAATTCTGGTATACCATCTTTTGAGAGTGTTGCCCGATCGATAGCTGCACACCATACCGATATACTCCACTATTTCGACAACAGAAGTACCAATGCTTCAGCGGAGTCTTTTAATGCCAAATTAAAGGCATTTAGGAGTCTATTTCGTGGCGTAAGGGATACACCATTTTTTCTGTACAGGGTGATGAAATTATATGCTTAA